From a single Arachis hypogaea cultivar Tifrunner chromosome 3, arahy.Tifrunner.gnm2.J5K5, whole genome shotgun sequence genomic region:
- the LOC112790398 gene encoding DNA-(apurinic or apyrimidinic site) endonuclease: MKRFFQVINKDSDGSCKKPKEEGNYDNATDTDTQKKKEPLKFVTWNANSFYLRVKNNFPELCKFVTSFDPDVIAIQEVRMPAAGSKGTPKNQGELKDDTTASREEKAALMRALSAPPFGNYRVWWSLADSKYAGTALFVKKCFKPKNVFFNLDKIASKHEPDGRVILVEFETLRLLNTYVPNNGWKEEPNSFQRRRKWDKRILEFVTQNSDKPLIWCGDLNVSHEEIDVSHPEFFSAAKQNGYVPPNKEDWGQPGFTLSERRRFGNILKEGQLVDAYRFLHKDKDMERGFSWSGNPIGKYRGKRMRIDYFLVSEKLKDRIVACEMHGHGIELQGFYGSDHCPVTLELSPSSNSQNENPE; encoded by the exons ATGAAACGTTTCTTCCAGGTTATCAACAAAGACTCCGATGGTTCATGCAAGAAGCCCAAAGAGGAAGGAAATTACGATAATGCCACTGACACTGACACTCAGAAGAAAAAGGAGCCATTGAAGTTCGTTACTTGGAACGCCAACAGCTTCTACCTCCGCGTCAAGAACAACTTCCCTGAGCTATGCAAATTCGTCACTTCCTTTGATCCTGACGTAATTGCAATTCAG GAAGTGCGGATGCCTGCCGCTGGATCTAAGGGCACACCCAAAAATCAGGGAGAACTTAAGGATGATACAACCGCGTCCAGGGAAGAGAAGGCG GCATTGATGCGTGCACTTTCAGCTCCACCTTTTGGGAACTATCGTGTTTGGTGGTCTCTGGCAGATTCAAAGTATGCAGGGACAGCACTATTTGTGAAAAAATGCTTCAAACCAAAAAATGTCTTTTTCAATCTTGATAAAATAG CTTCAAAGCATGAACCAGATGGCAGAGTAATCTTGGTTGAATTCGAAACCCTTCGGTTGTTGAATACATATGTTCCAAATAATGGGTGGAaagaggaaccaaactcatttcaAAGGAGAAGAAAATGGGACAAAAGGATTCTAGAATTTGTTACACAAAATTCAGACAAGCCTTTGATATGGTGTGGGGATCTAAATGTGAG CCATGAAGAGATTGATGTGAGTCATCCAGAGTTTTTCAGTGCAGCGAAACAAAACGGCTATGTTCCTCCAAATAAAGAG GATTGGGGGCAGCCTGGCTTTACTTTATCTGAAAGAAGACGATTTGGTAACATCTTAAAAGA GGGACAGCTGGTAGATGCCTACAGATTTCTGCACAAGGACAAGGACATGGAACGAGGTTTCTCATGGTCCGGAAACCCAATAGGAAA GTATCGTGGAAAACGGATGCGAATAGACTATTTCCTAGTTTCAGAAAAACTCAAAGACAGGATCGTTGCATGCGAAATGCATGGACATGGAATAGAGTTACAAG
- the LOC112790400 gene encoding CBBY-like protein, with product MAALTTIISTSPSSSLLTKTQHSLLKHNKDHDHVPVPVPSSSFMGTPTTISLKSTRPRTVGIVSVSSFRVSCSAASSSSTVVPSALLFDCDGVLVDTEKDGHRISFNETFEEKELGVTWDVDLYGELLKIGGGKERMTAYFNKTGWPANAPTGEQERKDFIASLHKRKTELFMALIEKKLLPLRPGVAKLIDQALSQGVNVAVCSTSNEKAVSAIVSFLLGPERAEKIKIFAGDVVPRKKPDPAIYLLAASTLGVEPSRCVVVEDSAIGLAAAKGAGMKCIITKSGYTKDEDFLNADAVFDFIGDPPEERFDLAFCGSLLEKQYVS from the exons ATGGCAGCACTAACCACCATAATCTCTACCTCCCCCTCTTCTTCACTCTTAACAAAAACACAACATAGCCTCCTCAAACACAACAAAGACCATGATCATGTTCCTGTTCCTGTTCCATCATCATCCTTCATGGGCACCCCAACAACAATTTCCCTTAAGTCAACAAGACCAAGAACAGTGGGAATTGTTAGTGTTTCTTCTTTTAGAGTGAGCTGTtcagctgcttcttcttcttccactgtTGTTCCCTCTGCTCTTCTCTTTGACTGTGATGGAGTTCTTGTTGACACTGAGAAAGATGGCCACCGCATTTCTTTCAATGAAACCTTCGAAGAG AAAGAGCTAGGTGTGACCTGGGATGTGGACTTGTATGGAGAACTGCTCAAAATTGGAGGTGGAAAAGAAAG GATGACAGCATACTTTAATAAGACAGGTTGGCCGGCGAATGCCCCGACAGGCgaacaagaaagaaaagatttcataGCTTCACTCCACAAGCGAAAGACGGAGCTATTCATGGCTCTCATTGAGAAAAAGCTGTTGCCTCTTCGTCCAGGTGTTGCAAA GCTTATTGATCAGGCTTTAAGCCAAGGAGTTAATGTAGCAGTGTGCAGCACTTCTAATGAGAAGGCG GTCTCTGCAATAGTATCATTCTTGCTAGGGCCTGAGAGagcagaaaagataaagatatttGCTGGAGATGTTGTTCCCCGGAAAAAGCCAGATCCG GCAATCTATCTCTTAGCCGCTAGCACTCTCGGCGTTGAACCTTCAAG ATGTGTTGTGGTTGAGGACAGTGCCATAGGCCTAGCAGCTGCAAAAGGAGCAGGGATGAAGTGTATAATAACAAAGAGCGG CTATACAAAAGATGAAGATTTCTTAAATGCAGATGCTGTGTTTGACTTCATTGGTGATCCTCCTGAGGAGAGATTTGATTTAGCATTCTGTGGAAGCCTCCTTGAGAAGCAATATGTGAGCTAG